Proteins encoded by one window of Musa acuminata AAA Group cultivar baxijiao chromosome BXJ2-9, Cavendish_Baxijiao_AAA, whole genome shotgun sequence:
- the LOC135623500 gene encoding sucrose synthase 7-like isoform X2: protein MAGAGRTIKRSDSIADALPEALKQSRYQMKRCFARYVSKGRRLMKNQQLMEELEITMDDKVEKSKLIEGFLGLVICWTQEAVVLPPFVAFAVRQHPGIWEYVKVNAEDLFVDEITASEFLKFKETIYDDRWANDEDALEVDFGAFDLSTPHLSLPSSIGNGMQFISKFLSSKLSENPKNAKPLLDYLLALNHRGEKLMINGFLDTVSRLQSALILAEVFVSNLPKNMPFEKFEQRFQEWGLEKGWGDTAERVKETVNSLSEVLQSPDPVNIEKFLGRVPAIFNIVIFSPHGYFGQADVLGLPDTGGQVVYILDQVRAFEEELLLRIKQQGLTITPRILVVTRLIPEARGTKCNQELEAILNTKHSHILRVPFRTETGVLHQWVSRFDIYPYLERYARDAAAKVLDILEGKPDLIIGNYTDGNLVASLVARKLGVTQGTIAHALEKTKYEDSDVKWKELDPKYHFSCQFTADMISMNTSDFIITSTYQEIAGSKDRPGQYESHNAFTMPGLCRFASGINVFDPKFNIASPGADQSVYFPHTQKHRRLTSFHPAIEELLYSKQDNDEHIGFLADKRKPIIFSMARLDTVKNITGLVEWYGKNSRLRELVNLVVVAGFLDPSKSKDREEISEIKKMHSLIDKYQLKGQLRWIAAQNDRVRNGELYRCIADTKGAFVQPALYEAFGLTVIEAMNCGLLTFATNQGGPAEIIVDGVSGFHIDPTNGDESSNKIADFFAKCREDSSYWNRVSTAGIQRINECYTWKIYATKVLNMGTFYGFWRQLNKEEKQAKQRYVKLFYNLQFRKLAKTVPAVDSTSEAVPVSSKPLTRPSPQITRRRTQSRIQRVFF from the exons ATGGCCGGTGCAGGGCGCACCATCAAGAGATCAGACAGCATTGCAGATGCCTTGCCTGAAGCTCTCAAACAGAGCCGCTACCAGATGAAGCGGTGCTTCGCGAG GTACGTCTCAAAGGGCAGGAGACTGATGAAGAACCAGCAGTTGATGGAAGAACTGGAGATCACAATGGATGACAAGGTCGAGAAGTCCAAGCTCATAGAAGGATTTCTCGGCTTGGTTATTTGTTGGACACAG GAAGCAGTTGTTCTTCCTCCATTTGTGGCATTTGCGGTTAGACAACATCCAGGGATATGGGAATATGTTAAAGTCAATGCAGAGGATTTATTTGTCGATGAAATCACTGCTTCGGAGTTCTTGAAGTTTAAGGAAACAATATATGATGACAGATG GGCAAATGATGAGGATGCACTGGAGGTGGATTTCGGGGCCTTCGATCTGTCAACACCTCATCTCTCCTTGCCTTCGTCGATAGGAAATGGCATGCAATTCATATCTAAATTCTTGTCATCGAAACTAAGTGAGAATCCAAAGAACGCGAAGCCATTGTTGGACTACCTGCTCGCGCTTAATCACCGAGGAGAA aaGCTAATGATCAATGGCTTCCTCGACACCGTGAGCAGACTCCAGTCAGCGTTGATCTTGGCCGAAGTATTTGTCAGTAACCTCCCCAAGAACATGCCATTCGAAAAATTCGAACAAAG ATTTCAAGAATGGGGTCTGGAGAAAGGATGGGGCGACACCGCCGAAAGGGTGAAGGAGACTGTGAACTCTCTGTCCGAGGTTCTTCAATCTCCAGATCCTGTGAACATAGAGAAATTTCTTGGTAGAGTTCCAGCCATCTTTAACATCGTCATCTTCTCGCCGCATGGCTATTTCGGACAAGCAGATGTTCTTGGCTTGCCTGATACCGGAGGCCAG GTTGTCTATATCCTGGATCAGGTGAGAGCCTTCGAAGAAGAATTGCTTCTCAGGATCAAGCAGCAAGGTTTGACGATTACACCCCGAATTCTTGTG GTAACGAGATTGATACCAGAAGCCAGGGGGACCAAATGCAACCAAGAACTCGAGGCAATACTGAATACAAAGCACTCACACATCCTGCGAGTGCCATTTAGGACTGAAACCGGAGTGCTGCATCAATGGGTTTCTCGATTCGACATCTACCCCTACCTCGAGAGATATGCTCGG GATGCAGCCGccaaagttcttgacatcttggaAGGGAAGCCAGACCTGATCATCGGCAATTACACTGATGGCAACTTGGTGGCATCTCTCGTGGCAAGAAAACTTGGAGTAACTCAG GGTACCATAGCACATGCTCTTGAGAAAACCAAGTATGAGGATTCTGATGTCAAATGGAAGGAACTTGATCCAAAGTACCACTTTTCCTGCCAATTCACAGCCGACATGATCTCGATGAACACTAGTGATTTTATCATCACAAGCACATACCAAGAAATTGCAGGAAG CAAGGATAGGCCCGGGCAGTACGAGAGCCACAATGCGTTTACGATGCCTGGGCTGTGCCGGTTTGCGTCGGGCATCAACGTCTTCGATCCCAAGTTCAACATTGCTTCCCCTGGAGCCGATCAATCTGTCTACTTCCCCCATACGCAGAAGCACAGGCGCCTGACTTCGTTTCATCCTGCTATTGAGGAGCTACTGTATAGCAAACAAGACAATGACGAACACAT AGGGTTCCTCGCGGACAAAAGGAAGCCAATCATCTTCTCCATGGCAAGGCTGGACACAGTGAAGAACATTACCGGTTTGGTGGAGTGGTACGGGAAGAACAGTAGGCTGCGAGAGCTCGTGAACCTCGTCGTCGTTGCCGGCTTCCTTGACCCCTCGAAGTCGAAGGACAGGGAAGAGATCAGCGAGATCAAGAAGATGCATTCCCTGATTGACAAGTACCAATTAAAAGGCCAGCTGCGTTGGATAGCAGCACAGAACGATCGCGTGAGGAACGGTGAGCTGTACCGCTGCATCGCCGACACCAAAGGAGCTTTTGTGCag CCTGCTCTGTACGAAGCATTTGGTCTGACAGTGATAGAGGCAATGAACTGCGGCCTGCTCACCTTCGCGACCAACCAAGGAGGTCCGGCGGAGATCATCGTCGACGGGGTCTCTGGCTTCCATATCGATCCAACCAACGGCGACGAGTCGAGCAACAAGATCGCGGACTTCTTCGCCAAGTGCAGGGAGGACAGCAGCTACTGGAACAGGGTGTCCACTGCCGGAATCCAACGCATCAATGAATG CTACACATGGAAGATCTACGCCACCAAGGTGTTGAACATGGGAACGTTCTATGGCTTCTGGAGGCAACTGAACAAGGAAGAGAAGCAAGCCAAGCAACGATACGTCAAGTTGTTCTACAATCTCCAGTTCAGGAAATTG GCGAAGACAGTTCCAGCTGTGGATTCCACATCCGAGGCTGTGCCAGTATCATCCAAGCCTCTAACGAGGCCTTCGCCTCAGATAACACGAAG GCGCACGCAATCGCGAATCCAAAG GGTCTTCTTTTAA
- the LOC135623500 gene encoding sucrose synthase 7-like isoform X3: MAGAGRTIKRSDSIADALPEALKQSRYQMKRCFARYVSKGRRLMKNQQLMEELEITMDDKVEKSKLIEGFLGLVICWTQEAVVLPPFVAFAVRQHPGIWEYVKVNAEDLFVDEITASEFLKFKETIYDDRWANDEDALEVDFGAFDLSTPHLSLPSSIGNGMQFISKFLSSKLSENPKNAKPLLDYLLALNHRGEKLMINGFLDTVSRLQSALILAEVFVSNLPKNMPFEKFEQRFQEWGLEKGWGDTAERVKETVNSLSEVLQSPDPVNIEKFLGRVPAIFNIVIFSPHGYFGQADVLGLPDTGGQVVYILDQVRAFEEELLLRIKQQGLTITPRILVVTRLIPEARGTKCNQELEAILNTKHSHILRVPFRTETGVLHQWVSRFDIYPYLERYARDAAAKVLDILEGKPDLIIGNYTDGNLVASLVARKLGVTQGTIAHALEKTKYEDSDVKWKELDPKYHFSCQFTADMISMNTSDFIITSTYQEIAGSKDRPGQYESHNAFTMPGLCRFASGINVFDPKFNIASPGADQSVYFPHTQKHRRLTSFHPAIEELLYSKQDNDEHIGFLADKRKPIIFSMARLDTVKNITGLVEWYGKNSRLRELVNLVVVAGFLDPSKSKDREEISEIKKMHSLIDKYQLKGQLRWIAAQNDRVRNGELYRCIADTKGAFVQPALYEAFGLTVIEAMNCGLLTFATNQGGPAEIIVDGVSGFHIDPTNGDESSNKIADFFAKCREDSSYWNRVSTAGIQRINECYTWKIYATKVLNMGTFYGFWRQLNKEEKQAKQRYVKLFYNLQFRKLAKTVPAVDSTSEAVPVSSKPLTRPSPQITRRRTQSRIQR; the protein is encoded by the exons ATGGCCGGTGCAGGGCGCACCATCAAGAGATCAGACAGCATTGCAGATGCCTTGCCTGAAGCTCTCAAACAGAGCCGCTACCAGATGAAGCGGTGCTTCGCGAG GTACGTCTCAAAGGGCAGGAGACTGATGAAGAACCAGCAGTTGATGGAAGAACTGGAGATCACAATGGATGACAAGGTCGAGAAGTCCAAGCTCATAGAAGGATTTCTCGGCTTGGTTATTTGTTGGACACAG GAAGCAGTTGTTCTTCCTCCATTTGTGGCATTTGCGGTTAGACAACATCCAGGGATATGGGAATATGTTAAAGTCAATGCAGAGGATTTATTTGTCGATGAAATCACTGCTTCGGAGTTCTTGAAGTTTAAGGAAACAATATATGATGACAGATG GGCAAATGATGAGGATGCACTGGAGGTGGATTTCGGGGCCTTCGATCTGTCAACACCTCATCTCTCCTTGCCTTCGTCGATAGGAAATGGCATGCAATTCATATCTAAATTCTTGTCATCGAAACTAAGTGAGAATCCAAAGAACGCGAAGCCATTGTTGGACTACCTGCTCGCGCTTAATCACCGAGGAGAA aaGCTAATGATCAATGGCTTCCTCGACACCGTGAGCAGACTCCAGTCAGCGTTGATCTTGGCCGAAGTATTTGTCAGTAACCTCCCCAAGAACATGCCATTCGAAAAATTCGAACAAAG ATTTCAAGAATGGGGTCTGGAGAAAGGATGGGGCGACACCGCCGAAAGGGTGAAGGAGACTGTGAACTCTCTGTCCGAGGTTCTTCAATCTCCAGATCCTGTGAACATAGAGAAATTTCTTGGTAGAGTTCCAGCCATCTTTAACATCGTCATCTTCTCGCCGCATGGCTATTTCGGACAAGCAGATGTTCTTGGCTTGCCTGATACCGGAGGCCAG GTTGTCTATATCCTGGATCAGGTGAGAGCCTTCGAAGAAGAATTGCTTCTCAGGATCAAGCAGCAAGGTTTGACGATTACACCCCGAATTCTTGTG GTAACGAGATTGATACCAGAAGCCAGGGGGACCAAATGCAACCAAGAACTCGAGGCAATACTGAATACAAAGCACTCACACATCCTGCGAGTGCCATTTAGGACTGAAACCGGAGTGCTGCATCAATGGGTTTCTCGATTCGACATCTACCCCTACCTCGAGAGATATGCTCGG GATGCAGCCGccaaagttcttgacatcttggaAGGGAAGCCAGACCTGATCATCGGCAATTACACTGATGGCAACTTGGTGGCATCTCTCGTGGCAAGAAAACTTGGAGTAACTCAG GGTACCATAGCACATGCTCTTGAGAAAACCAAGTATGAGGATTCTGATGTCAAATGGAAGGAACTTGATCCAAAGTACCACTTTTCCTGCCAATTCACAGCCGACATGATCTCGATGAACACTAGTGATTTTATCATCACAAGCACATACCAAGAAATTGCAGGAAG CAAGGATAGGCCCGGGCAGTACGAGAGCCACAATGCGTTTACGATGCCTGGGCTGTGCCGGTTTGCGTCGGGCATCAACGTCTTCGATCCCAAGTTCAACATTGCTTCCCCTGGAGCCGATCAATCTGTCTACTTCCCCCATACGCAGAAGCACAGGCGCCTGACTTCGTTTCATCCTGCTATTGAGGAGCTACTGTATAGCAAACAAGACAATGACGAACACAT AGGGTTCCTCGCGGACAAAAGGAAGCCAATCATCTTCTCCATGGCAAGGCTGGACACAGTGAAGAACATTACCGGTTTGGTGGAGTGGTACGGGAAGAACAGTAGGCTGCGAGAGCTCGTGAACCTCGTCGTCGTTGCCGGCTTCCTTGACCCCTCGAAGTCGAAGGACAGGGAAGAGATCAGCGAGATCAAGAAGATGCATTCCCTGATTGACAAGTACCAATTAAAAGGCCAGCTGCGTTGGATAGCAGCACAGAACGATCGCGTGAGGAACGGTGAGCTGTACCGCTGCATCGCCGACACCAAAGGAGCTTTTGTGCag CCTGCTCTGTACGAAGCATTTGGTCTGACAGTGATAGAGGCAATGAACTGCGGCCTGCTCACCTTCGCGACCAACCAAGGAGGTCCGGCGGAGATCATCGTCGACGGGGTCTCTGGCTTCCATATCGATCCAACCAACGGCGACGAGTCGAGCAACAAGATCGCGGACTTCTTCGCCAAGTGCAGGGAGGACAGCAGCTACTGGAACAGGGTGTCCACTGCCGGAATCCAACGCATCAATGAATG CTACACATGGAAGATCTACGCCACCAAGGTGTTGAACATGGGAACGTTCTATGGCTTCTGGAGGCAACTGAACAAGGAAGAGAAGCAAGCCAAGCAACGATACGTCAAGTTGTTCTACAATCTCCAGTTCAGGAAATTG GCGAAGACAGTTCCAGCTGTGGATTCCACATCCGAGGCTGTGCCAGTATCATCCAAGCCTCTAACGAGGCCTTCGCCTCAGATAACACGAAG GCGCACGCAATCGCGAATCCAAAGGTGA
- the LOC135623500 gene encoding sucrose synthase 7-like isoform X1 yields the protein MAGAGRTIKRSDSIADALPEALKQSRYQMKRCFARYVSKGRRLMKNQQLMEELEITMDDKVEKSKLIEGFLGLVICWTQEAVVLPPFVAFAVRQHPGIWEYVKVNAEDLFVDEITASEFLKFKETIYDDRWANDEDALEVDFGAFDLSTPHLSLPSSIGNGMQFISKFLSSKLSENPKNAKPLLDYLLALNHRGEKLMINGFLDTVSRLQSALILAEVFVSNLPKNMPFEKFEQRFQEWGLEKGWGDTAERVKETVNSLSEVLQSPDPVNIEKFLGRVPAIFNIVIFSPHGYFGQADVLGLPDTGGQVVYILDQVRAFEEELLLRIKQQGLTITPRILVVTRLIPEARGTKCNQELEAILNTKHSHILRVPFRTETGVLHQWVSRFDIYPYLERYARDAAAKVLDILEGKPDLIIGNYTDGNLVASLVARKLGVTQGTIAHALEKTKYEDSDVKWKELDPKYHFSCQFTADMISMNTSDFIITSTYQEIAGSKDRPGQYESHNAFTMPGLCRFASGINVFDPKFNIASPGADQSVYFPHTQKHRRLTSFHPAIEELLYSKQDNDEHIGFLADKRKPIIFSMARLDTVKNITGLVEWYGKNSRLRELVNLVVVAGFLDPSKSKDREEISEIKKMHSLIDKYQLKGQLRWIAAQNDRVRNGELYRCIADTKGAFVQPALYEAFGLTVIEAMNCGLLTFATNQGGPAEIIVDGVSGFHIDPTNGDESSNKIADFFAKCREDSSYWNRVSTAGIQRINECYTWKIYATKVLNMGTFYGFWRQLNKEEKQAKQRYVKLFYNLQFRKLAKTVPAVDSTSEAVPVSSKPLTRPSPQITRRRTQSRIQRMITEYLTSKIPSAEATGDASSTK from the exons ATGGCCGGTGCAGGGCGCACCATCAAGAGATCAGACAGCATTGCAGATGCCTTGCCTGAAGCTCTCAAACAGAGCCGCTACCAGATGAAGCGGTGCTTCGCGAG GTACGTCTCAAAGGGCAGGAGACTGATGAAGAACCAGCAGTTGATGGAAGAACTGGAGATCACAATGGATGACAAGGTCGAGAAGTCCAAGCTCATAGAAGGATTTCTCGGCTTGGTTATTTGTTGGACACAG GAAGCAGTTGTTCTTCCTCCATTTGTGGCATTTGCGGTTAGACAACATCCAGGGATATGGGAATATGTTAAAGTCAATGCAGAGGATTTATTTGTCGATGAAATCACTGCTTCGGAGTTCTTGAAGTTTAAGGAAACAATATATGATGACAGATG GGCAAATGATGAGGATGCACTGGAGGTGGATTTCGGGGCCTTCGATCTGTCAACACCTCATCTCTCCTTGCCTTCGTCGATAGGAAATGGCATGCAATTCATATCTAAATTCTTGTCATCGAAACTAAGTGAGAATCCAAAGAACGCGAAGCCATTGTTGGACTACCTGCTCGCGCTTAATCACCGAGGAGAA aaGCTAATGATCAATGGCTTCCTCGACACCGTGAGCAGACTCCAGTCAGCGTTGATCTTGGCCGAAGTATTTGTCAGTAACCTCCCCAAGAACATGCCATTCGAAAAATTCGAACAAAG ATTTCAAGAATGGGGTCTGGAGAAAGGATGGGGCGACACCGCCGAAAGGGTGAAGGAGACTGTGAACTCTCTGTCCGAGGTTCTTCAATCTCCAGATCCTGTGAACATAGAGAAATTTCTTGGTAGAGTTCCAGCCATCTTTAACATCGTCATCTTCTCGCCGCATGGCTATTTCGGACAAGCAGATGTTCTTGGCTTGCCTGATACCGGAGGCCAG GTTGTCTATATCCTGGATCAGGTGAGAGCCTTCGAAGAAGAATTGCTTCTCAGGATCAAGCAGCAAGGTTTGACGATTACACCCCGAATTCTTGTG GTAACGAGATTGATACCAGAAGCCAGGGGGACCAAATGCAACCAAGAACTCGAGGCAATACTGAATACAAAGCACTCACACATCCTGCGAGTGCCATTTAGGACTGAAACCGGAGTGCTGCATCAATGGGTTTCTCGATTCGACATCTACCCCTACCTCGAGAGATATGCTCGG GATGCAGCCGccaaagttcttgacatcttggaAGGGAAGCCAGACCTGATCATCGGCAATTACACTGATGGCAACTTGGTGGCATCTCTCGTGGCAAGAAAACTTGGAGTAACTCAG GGTACCATAGCACATGCTCTTGAGAAAACCAAGTATGAGGATTCTGATGTCAAATGGAAGGAACTTGATCCAAAGTACCACTTTTCCTGCCAATTCACAGCCGACATGATCTCGATGAACACTAGTGATTTTATCATCACAAGCACATACCAAGAAATTGCAGGAAG CAAGGATAGGCCCGGGCAGTACGAGAGCCACAATGCGTTTACGATGCCTGGGCTGTGCCGGTTTGCGTCGGGCATCAACGTCTTCGATCCCAAGTTCAACATTGCTTCCCCTGGAGCCGATCAATCTGTCTACTTCCCCCATACGCAGAAGCACAGGCGCCTGACTTCGTTTCATCCTGCTATTGAGGAGCTACTGTATAGCAAACAAGACAATGACGAACACAT AGGGTTCCTCGCGGACAAAAGGAAGCCAATCATCTTCTCCATGGCAAGGCTGGACACAGTGAAGAACATTACCGGTTTGGTGGAGTGGTACGGGAAGAACAGTAGGCTGCGAGAGCTCGTGAACCTCGTCGTCGTTGCCGGCTTCCTTGACCCCTCGAAGTCGAAGGACAGGGAAGAGATCAGCGAGATCAAGAAGATGCATTCCCTGATTGACAAGTACCAATTAAAAGGCCAGCTGCGTTGGATAGCAGCACAGAACGATCGCGTGAGGAACGGTGAGCTGTACCGCTGCATCGCCGACACCAAAGGAGCTTTTGTGCag CCTGCTCTGTACGAAGCATTTGGTCTGACAGTGATAGAGGCAATGAACTGCGGCCTGCTCACCTTCGCGACCAACCAAGGAGGTCCGGCGGAGATCATCGTCGACGGGGTCTCTGGCTTCCATATCGATCCAACCAACGGCGACGAGTCGAGCAACAAGATCGCGGACTTCTTCGCCAAGTGCAGGGAGGACAGCAGCTACTGGAACAGGGTGTCCACTGCCGGAATCCAACGCATCAATGAATG CTACACATGGAAGATCTACGCCACCAAGGTGTTGAACATGGGAACGTTCTATGGCTTCTGGAGGCAACTGAACAAGGAAGAGAAGCAAGCCAAGCAACGATACGTCAAGTTGTTCTACAATCTCCAGTTCAGGAAATTG GCGAAGACAGTTCCAGCTGTGGATTCCACATCCGAGGCTGTGCCAGTATCATCCAAGCCTCTAACGAGGCCTTCGCCTCAGATAACACGAAG GCGCACGCAATCGCGAATCCAAAG GATGATCACAGAATACTTGACATCAAAAATACCTTCTGCCGAAGCCACCGGAGATGCTTCTTCGACCAAATAA